A stretch of DNA from Diospyros lotus cultivar Yz01 chromosome 14, ASM1463336v1, whole genome shotgun sequence:
tCGGCCTGGAATTGAAGCACTGTCCAAAAAataccacccattggcagcccattaaaagtcgggccataagcccttaattaggccttttggaggagaaatgggctgagcccatttgctcaaggcctAAGAAAGCCCAAGCCGAGCCCAAGTCCAAGCCAAATGGCCCTTTGCAACCGTGCCCTAGTACCACCATTTAAAAGGCATATTTTCTGCCTTCTTTGTCCTCATTCggcggcctctctctctctttcttcttctctttgctctcccgatCCTTTCCTTCGATGGCTGAGATCCGTAAGCTGGTCCTTTCCTTCTTCGGTCAGATCTCATCTTCTTGGAGtgatcttcctttcctttgggaAGCCAATGGTCGGTCGGTGAGTAGCCTCTATTTACTTGGCgcgacagatccgtttgaggtaaGTTCTCGGATACTGTTCTTCGTCTCATATCTCTGTGATCGTTCTTGTTCCTTGGTGAATCTTGTGGTGAACGTTACCTGTGTGGTTTTGGGAGAAGATTGGTGTACTGGCCGAGAGGGTTTAGGGTTCCGATTTGGGGGTCTTGTGTGGCTTGTCCCTTGTGAGCTTccgtgaggcttggtgtccctattttggTGTTACCTGGGTGGTATAATCTGGACTgacccagatctgagccttgacaaGTTATTTATAGGGAGTTTCTCTTGTTCTATCATGTTCTTGGCTGATTTGTTCGATAactatttggtttgattatatattgctctaacctctttttctgttttgaacATTTATCTTccgcaacaaatggtatcagagccttgtgtgGCTCCTAGGTTGTGCAAAATCAAACCCTAATCGAAAAAAAAGCCCTTTGGTTTCTTCGATCAATTTTTTCACGGTAAGTGGTTCTAGGGTTTACTTGAAACCCGAATCGGTTAACTCATATTGCTTTGTGCAGTGAATGATTCGGGGTAAACCAACCCCAGATCCGTGATCATCAGTCCGAGTAGCTTCGCCCTGACCGGCGCGTGCCAGGCTACACTCCGGCTGGTAACGGCGCGTGTAGTGACAGACTTTGGCGCGTGAAGGTTGGCAGGCTCGAGAGATCCGACCCTATTTCATTCTAGATCTCTCTCTTGAGATCTAGCTCGGTAAAGTTTGTATCAGCTTTAGTTATTTGTTCTGCTGTTActgttctcaatttttttttttttgccgatACGTTCCTAGTGCATTCTGAAAATTTACTGTGTGTGATATCAGTTATTCTTGGCTGTGTGCAAATCTATAATACTGATTACCTTGTAAATCAGTCTTCACTACTCTGTTTAGTCCTGATCAGTTCTGCTTTATTAACCTCTTGAGAATTTGTTGCctgaattaattttaaaactgtgtgtttgtattaaatttaattaggctGCATATTCTGTGTGAAATTCATATACTTAGTGAGTATGACTACACACTTTGAACTAggggttttcaatgggaagggggacttttctatttggcaacaaaaaatgaaggggATTTTAGTACAACAAAAGGTATCTAAGGCCATAGATGGTAAATACCCTGAAGgtactaaagaagaacaaatacTAGAAGCTGATGAATTGGCATACACTTCAATAATCTTACACCTCTCTGATTCAGTGTTAAGAAAGGTAGGAAAACTTAACACAACTAAAGAGCtatgggaaaaattggaaaaattatatgtaaagaagtctacaccaaataaactctatttgttagaaaaatttttcagttttaagattgacccctctaaggatctagatgacaacttagatgtcttcaacaaattagttcaagatattactaattgtggtgaaacagtaTCTGAAGAATATAAGGCTGTGatcttattaaatgcaattccagatatctataaagaggtaaaaaatgccattaagtatggtagggataCCTTAACACCTGAAATTGTTATAGATTCTttaagaagtaaagaaatggaacttAAACATGAGAAAAGGCATGGTGAGGTCCATATGATGAGAGGTAGGTCCCAATTTAAAAACCAAGAGGGAGGTAGTAAGAAAAAGGGTAGAAGTAGGTCCAAATCCAAAAACCGAGGAAAGGGGAAAAAGTGCTATGGGTGTGGTAAGATTGGACACTTTATTAAAGATTGCTAtgcagagaaaaataaaaataaagaaaagggtaaggaTCAAGAAGAAGCTAATGTAGTAACCTCATATGATCCTAGTGAAGTCTACATGCTCTTAGATTCTGATTCCACTGAAATTAATGTTGCTGCAAAATCATACATGCATGAATGGATCTTAGATTCAGGAGCATCATTTCATGTTACATCACAAAAACATTGGTTTCAAAACTTGCATGAATCTGAAGGTGGGCATGCCATAGTATGCAGTAACTTAGCATATAAAATCGTTGGGGTAGGAAACATCTCTGTTAAGTTAGACAATGGCTAtgtcttaaatttaaaagatgttAGATATATACCTGAAATggctagaaatttaatttcagttggAGAATTAGAAAAGAGTGGTCTtactggaaaaattgaaaatggggtgttaaaaatgtttaaaggatCAATAGTAGTATGTAAAGGGGTAAGGAGAAATGGGATCTATGTATTAAATGCTGAGGTAATTAATAATCTAGGATCTCATATAGCATCAATAAATCCTGATGTCACTATCAAGTGGCACAACAGATTAGCACATGTAAGTGTTAAAGGGCTTAAGTTGCTAAGTGATAAAGGTGTTTTTGGTAAGGACTTTGTGTCTGATATCCCTTTCTGTGATCATTGTGTCCTAGGAAAACATCATAGGCTATCTTTCTCCTCAAATGTTCATAGAGCCTCTAGAGCCTTAGAATACATTCATTCAGACCTTTGGGGGCCAGCATCAAAACCCACATCAGGTGGTAAtaggtattttttgtctatgattgatgattactctaggcGAGTTTGGGTTCTTCTCTTAAAAGATAAATcagaaacttttaaaagttttaaaaactggaaaactcaaatagagaatcaaactgacaaaaaaataaaataccttaggactgataatggcttagaattttgcaattctgattttgataACCTATGCAAGGAGTATGGAATTACTAGGCATAGAACAGTTCCctacactcctcaacagaatggagtagctgagaggatgaataggaccctcttagataaggttaggtgtatgatgattagttctaATATACCTAAGTCATTATGGGGAGAAGCAGTTATGACTGCATGTTACCTAGTTAATCTTACTCCTTCAGCTACATTAAATGGTGATACCCCTTATGAAaaatggcatggaaaatgtgCCAACTACTCAATTCTTAGAACCTTTGGTTGTGCAGCCTTCACTCatcaaaatgagggaaaattagAGCCGAGAGCtaagaaatgtgttttcttaggaTATCCTGAGGGAGTCAAAGGGTATAGGCTATGGGATAGAAACCAAAAGGGAATAAGAATTATTATTAGTAAAGATGTCATATTTAATGAATCAGAAATGCCTTGTACAAAGCCTTGTGGTGACAAAATTAATGAGGACAAGAGTCCTcaagaagagttgaaaaactcAAGCACCCAAGCCCCTACTAATTCAGATCAGGTGGAGAACACTTCTTCCACCTCTAGTGAAGTAGAAAGTCAAAATCAGCCTGAAGTAAATGAGGAGAGTGAAACAGTAGAAGATTTTCAAAATGACCAGCCATCAGTTTCTGATTACCAACTAGCTAGGGATAGGGAAAGAAGGTCTCATAGGTTACCTCAAAGATTAGCCTCAGATTTTGAATTAGCCTATGCAAGCTATCAAGACCTAGCAGAAAATGAGCCTAACACATATGAGGAAGCCATAAGAAGTAAATACTCAAAAGAATGGACAGAAGcaatgaaagaggagatgagttcccttaacaagaaccaaacttgggaaTTAGTCCCTAAACCTAAGAATAAGTCCATTGTAGGTTGCAAGTGGATTTATAGGGTTAAGGAGGGTACAACTGATAGAGAACCAATAAGGTTTAAGGCTAGATTAGTAGCCAAGGGATTTACACAAAAGGAAGGGgtagattataatgagattttttcactAGTTGTTAAGTACACTACCAGTTGTGTCAtgcttgcattagttgcatattttgattgggaacttgaacaactagatgtaaAGACTGCCTTCTTGCAcggtgatttagaagaaaaaatctttatgtatcaaccaaaaggttttgaagacaaaagaaagcctgattttgtgtgtttcttaaaaaaatccttatatggtttaaaacagtccccaagacaatggtacaaACGTTTTGACTCCTTTGTTAAAacaattggttttaaaagaagtgagtttgatcattgcttgtattttcagcacaaaaataatgatgactgtgtgtttcttttactttatgttgatgatatgcttcttATTGGTCCTGATATCAAAAAGATAAATAGCATAAAATCTGCattaggtggagaatttgacatgaaagacctaggaatGGCTAAGAGAatcctaggtatggaaattgaaagagacaggtcaaattctatgttatttttgcatcaaacagcatatgtgttaaaaattttaaaaagatttggtATGCATGATAGTAAATCAGTATCTTTGCCTTTAGGAAACCATTTCATATtatctaaagataaatctcctgataatgaggaagaaaaggaatataTGAATAGAATCCCTTACTCAAATGCTATAGGTTCTGTCATGTATCTCATGGTATGTACTAGGCCAGACCTAGCCTATGCAGTTAGTACTCTCAGcagatttatgacaaacccagGTCCCTATCATTGGGAAGCAGTGAAATGGTTATTAAGGTATTTAAGAGGCACCTATAATGTAggattaatatataagcataagtcTAATAATGTGATATTAAAAGGGTTTACTGATTCAGACTATGCTGGTGATAGAGATAATAGGAAGTCCACATCATCCTATGTATTTACTTTGTGTGAatcatgcattagttggaagtctcaacTTCAACATATTGTTGCCCTCTCTACCACCGAGTCTGAATACATTGCTGCTACAGAGGCCATTAAGGAAGCTCTGTGGTTTAAGGGATTGTTAAATGAACTATgtgttcttaatgaaaatgtGACCGTTTTCTCTGATAGCCAATCTGCAattcatttatgtaaaaatcttGTTTTTCACGAACGCACCAAACATATAGATGTGAGACTGCATTTTATTCGTGATATCGTATCTCAAAACATAGTTAGATTGGAAAAAGTGCTTTCTGAATATAATCCCGCTGACATGGGAACTAAAATTCTGCCTATGGCTAAATTTAAAAGCTGCCTAGATTTACTTAACATTGGCAAAATTACTTGATAGTTGCTTATGCATCATCTGCATTATGTTGCATCTTGCTGTTCATGTTTCTGTTTGTGTTTGCTGGCATCTTTGGGAatcaggtggagatttgttgttttttgtttcccaaagaggcccaaggctatgacgaaatattcgggtttatcttcataggtttcggcccgggattgaagtacTGTCCAAAAAataccacccattggcagcccattaaaagtcgggccataagctcttaattaggccttttggaggagaaatgggctgagcccCTTTGCTCAAGGCCTAAGGAAGCCCAAgccgagcccaagcccaagccaaatgGCCATTTGCAACCGTGCCCTAGTACCACCATATAAAAGGCATCTTTTCTACCTTCTTTGTCCTCATTCggcggcctctctctctctctcttcttctctttgctctcccgatCCTTTCCTTCGATGGCTGAGATCCGTAAGCTGGTCCTTTCCTTCTTCGGTCAAATCTCATCTTCTTGGAGtgatcttcctttcctttgggaAGCCAATGGTCGGTCGGTGAGTAGCCTCTATTTACTTGGCgcgacagatccgtttgaggtaaGTTCTCGGATACTGTTCTTCGTCTCATATCTCTGTGATCgttcttgttccttggtggatcttgtGGTGAACGTTACCTGTGTGGTTTTGGGAGAAGATTGGTGTACTGGCCGAGAGGGTTTAGGGTTCCGATTTGGGGGTCTTGTGTGGCTTGTCCCTTGTGAGCTTccgtgaggcttggtgtccctattttggTGTTACCTCTGTGGTATAATCTGGACTgacccagatctgagccttgacaaGTTATTTACAGGGAGTTTCTCTTGTTCTATCATGTTCTTGGCTGATTTGTTCGATAactatttggtttgattatatattgctctaacctctttttctgttttgaacATTTATCTTCCGCAACAATCAAGTACCCATCTTtcaatcaatttatataaaaattaaaatgattattattttgtattatcGACTTTTACTTTTTGCCTCACCTTATAAATATTCCACATGTTAGATGTCTactgatatttaaaaataaaaattatacaaacaaacatattgaaaaataaattaattttaaagtttttaaaaataaaacatcattAACAAAGTATTATAAGCTTAAATTTGACAATGGGAATGAAGAAATCTAAAgattttaaagttcaattttttgaaagaaatttcttatatttaaattgaaaaaataatatgataaaaattaatttccaattTAGATTTGTTTTACCGTTCGTACTCactattgatttttcttttgttcaaaTCTATTCATTTAATAAGTTTGGCAGAAGTTATGGAGACAAGTATATATCCATTATGATAAGTAAGCACTAAAAGGAGACCCACTATACATGCATGTgtagaaaaaagtaaaaattttcaaataaaggcTCACATTTAACAGATCATACTTGGTggttacattttaatttttatctttttaaaccAAATTTCAGATGAAGAtgaattattttgatgatgtaaGGGTGtgttgatagcatttagttggaaaagaaaatattttctaatttgtatgaaaaacaaaaaccaatcccctaaatgaattttttcataaaaaataggcCAAAACATGCTTTAACGGTTGCAGTatgaaatttaattccataaaaaatgtaatgtgtcaaataataaagatgaaattcaattaattGAATGTGATATTTTCCATGAAAGTTTCATATTAGAAAACATAAgtcatttgattttatatattttataaaataaaatatgtataaataagtcattttttgaaaatcaagaGTTCTTATGCCAAATTAGGTCAATGCATTGATAatatacactacaagaaattcagtatttagtgatggaaattttcttaattattttgcgATGCAACAAGGACAGAATAGTGATGGattacgaaaaaaaaaattgtgaaattagCAACGGATTAGCGACACAAATTAGTAACGAAAAattattccattgctaaaaaaattaaaaacgaaaaagttattaataataatccatcactaaaattagagatgaaaaggtaatttcgtcgttaaattttaataaataaaaaataaaaaatttagtttttatttaacaaCGAAAGTCATTTTTTGGTTGCTAATTCTAGAATAGATGATTCATATTCGTTTGGCGGGAGCCATATGTATGTGCTTTAGCCAAAAATTCACATTATATCTTTAGGGTAATgttaaggatatatatatatatatataaatgttaatttttttttagaaaagatgtaatatttattatatattgttttaattttcaattatttctattaattaatgaaatatttcaaaatacaaTGTATTTATTATCAACTATATATAATGGCGTTTGGAAgctaaaaatacatataatacatccatcttattaaaaaataaaatgcaataatgagtttaattttaaCACACggacaatataaataaatttttacataaatatttgttaaattgtgatatatcattctaaattatatatactctcagtgttatttaaatttaaaataatatttaactaCAATTTAAAGCCTacttgtattaaaaatattatcttattaatgtatttagattttttattcaaCTCTTTAGAATAAAACAAGGTTTTTTGGCCTCATTCCAAGTAGCATCATGTCGGATTTTTGTGCCTACATGGAAGTACTGAAATTGTATaatttaacaacaataataattaattttaatctttttgaggAAATCCATTAATAATGAAAGGATAATAAATGAAATGGGGTGACGTGTCTGCCCAGAGAGAGATTTTCCTTTATACCCAgcccttctctctttttttcataaattttgatttcttaattATTGTTCACCATCGTATGTTTTGAAACTCGATTAAAAAATGATCATTATCATTACTAAAAcatgataataatatatgtttaaattatttaacattttatacTATTTAGAGTTGGAAGTTTGCCTAAACTAGatatactaaaatataaaatattgacgTACAggtaatacaacaaaaaatattattatggaccatatatatatagtaaacctTTCCCTGGATTAATTTGCTGTTCTCAGGGTCCCCCCACATTCAGGTTAGATCCTATCAAaatcactaaatattttatccAAATGGGAATGCCTCATATAGTGTATGACAGGTGCAGCAATGCCTTTCCTGCATGCTTATGGAAATTTCCCAGCAACATCACTAGGCGGTGCTATGGAAACCCTTTTTCTAATTCTACTCCtctctctgtctgtctgtctgtctctctctctctctctctctctctcatggagATCCTGGCACACCTTGTCAAcgaaagtgtatatatatatggaacatGTAAGAGCAGAAAGTTGAGGGCAGAGAACAAAGCAGAAATAGCTCTTAAGAGAGAGGTTCAATTAATGGAGAATATTTGCCCGACAGTGCCTGCAGGGTTTAGATTCTATCCAACTGAAGAAGAACTGGTTTCATTCTATCTCCAAAACAAGCTACGAGGCACAAGACAAGACCTTGATCGAGTGATTCCAATCCTCTACATTTATCACTTCAATCCAGGGGATCTCCCACGTTTGTACTCTCATCTTTTAACTCTCACtctccccccccctctctcccgCTAACTATTTGTTGATTTCTGAAATGggtttttaagaaattaatggTCAGTTTTCTAAGTCTATCGTTCCTTTTATCTCTTTCACGTTTCTTGTGAAGGTTGCATAACTGAACATACTAGTCTGTCTTGAAGAAATTGCCATCTTGAATATACTTAACAGATCAATCTTCCCTAATCAATGTTTTTTAAGTTAGTGCTGCCGAGGCTCTAGCCATGGAAACGCAGCGTAATTAgttcctctctctttttcttgtcACTTCTGCATTAGTCCTCTGCATATTATCTGTTGTATGTTTCTTAATATGTCGTCATCTCCTAGTTAGCaaccaaaaaaaggaaaagaaaaagaaaaaaacaagacgAGAAAAATTATGCTACCTTATATTCGGTTAGATTGTCTTGTTCAGTTTCTtggttatttttgaaatttcggTTGTTTCCACCTTTTATGTCATGCATGGACTCGTAACAACATCTCAAGTTGAAGAAAAGGGTAATTGATCCTCacattaacaaattattattttttaatttcatttcctttcttttatctCATGTTGAGAGTGAAGATTAGAAGACTAGAATGTAGCTAATATTTAATAAGCCAAGGTTGCATCTTCTAATTAAATGTTGCATTTTTTGGACCAGAATTTGCGGGAGAACTGTGTCGTGGAGACCCCGAACAATGGTTTTTCTTTGTTCCTAGACAAGAGAAAGAAGCCCGTGGTGGAAGGCCCAGCCGCCTCACAGCTTCCGGATACTGGAAAGCTACTGGCTCTCCAGGTTACGTTTACTCTTCCAATAACAAAGTTATTGGTGTGAAGAGAACAATGGTTTTTTACACAGGAAGAGCTCCAACTGGGAGGAAGACTGACTggaaaatgaatgaatataGGGCAATTGACGGGGAGGAATCATCATCAAGTAATAAAATTCCAAAGGTatgaatttaaaactaaattagaGATAAAACTGGAGCTAAGATAtaagataatttattaattaatatatatgcttAAAATGAAGGATTTCGAAAATCCTTCCTGaacttatatataataaagctTTGATGCTAGTTCACGGCATAATCTTGATGGAAATTAAAGAAGGGCTCTGGTGTTTAGCTATTTCATTTGGCCTGAACCATGCCGGAAAGGAgcggtctcttcttcttctttgatttattttttatttttttggttaggTAAATGATttgcttctcctcctcctcctccttcttcttcttcttaaagaTTCACCATATTTGCTAATATGTTTGAGTGAAATCGCtcgtaaaatttaataattcagTTCCATGGTAACATCGTCCTTATGGAAATTGCAAGTACT
This window harbors:
- the LOC127790635 gene encoding NAC domain-containing protein 90-like, yielding MENICPTVPAGFRFYPTEEELVSFYLQNKLRGTRQDLDRVIPILYIYHFNPGDLPQFAGELCRGDPEQWFFFVPRQEKEARGGRPSRLTASGYWKATGSPGYVYSSNNKVIGVKRTMVFYTGRAPTGRKTDWKMNEYRAIDGEESSSSNKIPKLRQELSLCRVYRSSTCLRSFDRLPPPTVAAADPTLMVHPTHHSGNDRATTSRDDQNHPIMEIRSSLSERSSLGNHVDVGNDLSQMVASDNWDLLIENQPLWDWEQLNWF